The following are encoded together in the Lactuca sativa cultivar Salinas chromosome 1, Lsat_Salinas_v11, whole genome shotgun sequence genome:
- the LOC111917432 gene encoding ankyrin repeat-containing protein ITN1: MAKSPSPAIVDEASATAAYPYPYTANVANFVSVKLSGHDKYQLWKTQMLCLIEGHGMLGFIDGTLEPPPETKPDNAQWWRRSDALLRGWILGSLSDDVLSSIIGLKTAKDVWVYLESSYGSLTPQSSSSVAVKGEIDGGEWKFDGGFMRSTAHSRSLPVPLRGMSQQIDLKGDSATPTVDSKINSRSRKSRGLESTVFPEDSWTGNSPKLLSMDLAEITDFLQEATTNINAYLPLYKAALRGDWDDAQHFIDQEPEAVTANINKYGFTALHIAVGTGKQGITFVQKLVEKTSPKLLLKMLTSSEKYTPLHIAAVVGNTVAVKILVNKNHKLLYAEDVDGLLPIHRALINSHKDTFLYLLGVTKANQYPYTFTGNMGVTLLSNVIFAGYFDIALDLISRYPDLATTIPSDNVDAPLMVIARKADAFESGCRLSFFDRLIYKYVPTKLVNLNLNKKQHKMDFLSSVLQEIGFLVWKAVGRIVPHITHIQKIKLVHNQAVALVKCLCHEISALNLESNSIYYSKPIIEAASNGAYEVVQEIADTFPQAIWYSDESGHFMIQLAILHRCEKVYNLTYQMSDHKHFHKTLKDSHNNNLLHLAGKLAPPHKLNLVSGAALQMQRELQWFKEVETFVHPKYKMEKNSFEQTPEMLFTKEHKKLVRDGEEWMKKTADSYTVTAGLITTIVFAAAITVPGGNNGDTGHPIYAKELSFLIFAVADAISLFTSTTSLLLFLSILTARYAEQDFLFTLPSRLIMGLATLFLSTSSMMIAFGASLYLLFGQGKDWILIPIAALSGLPITCFVTLQFPLLVELISCTYGRGLFGKQSDRPFY, encoded by the exons atgGCTAAATCACCGTCCCCTGCTATTGTAGACGAAGCATCAGCAACGGCAGCATACCCGTATCCGTACACCGCCAATGTTGCCAATTTTGTATCCGTCAAGCTCTCCGGCCACGACAAGTACCAGTTGTGGAAGACACAGATGCTTTGTCTCATTGAAGGTCATGGCATGCTTGGTTTCATCGACGGCACACTCGAACCACCACCCGAGACCAAGCCGGACAATGCTCAGTGGTGGAGGAGGTCCGACGCGCTTCTCCGTGGATGGATTTTGGGTTCCTTGAGTGACGATGTACTCAGCAGCATAATTGGCCTTAAAACAGCCAAAGATGTTTGGGTATATCTCGAGAGTTCTTATGGTTCTTTGACTCCCCAATCTAGCTCGTCAGTAGCTGTGAAAGGAGAAATTGACGGTGGAGAATGGAAATTCGACGGCGGTTTCATGAGATCTACTGCACATTCCAGGTCTCTGCCGGTTCCACTCCGTGGCATGTCGCAACAAATCGATCTGAAAGGGGATTCGGCGACGCCTACCGTCGATAGCAAAATCAACAGTCGGTCTAGGAAATCACGAGGTTTAGAAAGCACGGTATTCCCGGAGGATAGCTGGACCGGCAATTCACCGAAACTTCTTTCGATGGATTTAGCTGAGATCACCGATTTCCTACAAG AAGCAACTACAAACATAAATGCATACCTACCACTATATAAAGCTGCCCTAAGAGGCGATTGGGATGATGCACAACATTTTATAGATCAAGAACCTGAAGCAGTCACAGCCAACATCAACAAATATGGATTCACAGCTCTTCACATTGCAGTTGGAACAGGGAAACAAGGGATTACCTTTGTCCAAAAGTTAGTGGAGAAAACATCACCCAAATTACTCCTCAAAATGCTAACTTCTTCAGAAAAATACACACCTCTTCATATTGCAGCTGTTGTTGGCAACACTGTAGCTGTCAAGATCTTGGTGAATAAAAACCATAAGCTTTTGTATGCTGAAGATGTGGATGGCTTATTACCTATTCATAGAGCTCTTATTAATTCTCATAAAGatacttttttatatttattgggTGTCACAAAAGCCAACCAATATCCTTATACATTCACTGGCAACATGGGCGTTACACTTCTTTCCAATGTTATTTTTGCAGGTTATTTTG aTATAGCACTTGATTTAATCTCTCGATATCCTGACTTGGCTACAACAATACCATCTGATAATGTGGATGCTCCATTGATGGTTATAGCAAGGAAAGCAGATGCCTTTGAAAGTGGATGTCGCCTCAGTTTCTTTGATAGATTAATCTATAAAT ATGTTCCTACAAAGTTGGTGAACCTCAACTTAAACAAGAAACAGCACAAGATGGACTTCTTGAGTTCAG TTCTTCAAGAGATCGGTTTTCTTGTCTGGAAAGCTGTGGGCAGAATTG TGCCACATATTACACATATTCAGAAGATAAAGCTGGTTCATAATCAAGCTGTTGCACTTGTGAAATGTCTATGCCACGAAATCAGCGCCCTAAATCTGGAATCAAATAGTATTTATTATTCAAAACCAATTATTGAAGCAGCAAGTAATGGTGCGTATGAAGTTGTTCAAGAAATTGCTGACACATTTCCACAAGCAATTTGGTACAGTGATGAAAGTGGGCATTTCATGATTCAATTAGCCATACTTCATCGCTGTGAAAAGGTTTACAATTTAACATATCAAATGAGTgatcataaacattttcacaagaCTCTCAAAGACTCCCACAACAACAATTTGTTGCATTTAGCGGGAAAATTAGCACCTCCACATAAACTTAATCTTGTTTCTGGAGCAGCATTACAAATGCAGCGCGAATTGCAATGGTTTAAG GAAGTGGAAACATTTGTGCATCCAAAATACAAAATGGAAAAGAACTCATTCGAGCAAACACCGGAGATGCTATTCACCAAAGAACACAAAAAGCTCGTGAGAGATGGAGAAGAATGGATGAAGAAAACCGCCGATTCATACACAGTAACCGCCGGACTCATCACAACAATCGTCTTCGCCGCCGCGATTACAGTGCCAGGTGGCAACAACGGCGATACAGGTCATCCGATTTACGCGAAAGAATTATCTTTCTTGATTTTTGCTGTAGCAGATGCGATCTCACTCTTCACCTCGACAACATCTCTGTTGCTGTTTCTGTCGATTCTTACAGCGCGTTATGCGGAACAAGATTTCTTGTTTACGTTACCTTCGAGGCTAATTATGGGATTGGCGACATTGTTTTTGTCGACGAGTTCGATGATGATTGCGTTTGGGGCTTCGTTGTATCTTTTGTTTGGGCAGGGGAAGGATTGGATTCTGATTCCGATTGCTGCGTTGTCGGGTTTACCGATTACTTGTTTCGTGACGTTACAGTTTCCGCTTCTTGTGGAATTGATTTCGTGTACGTATGGTCGAGGGCTTTTTGGGAAACAAAGTGATCGCCCGTTTTATTGA
- the LOC111917431 gene encoding uncharacterized protein LOC111917431, whose translation MLCVCNLYMRTFRSISNLIFQVFAFMGGCLGCPKVPFMSNDKKQPPGNLKKDKTRNINKPNLAQDFWSSSTYEMDNSAAQSQSSLSMSNPNLDSHSHSHSNSNSNSTSGTNPPEFRNRGLLLWNQTRQQWIGDKGSSGQQRKKKGKEPAISWNATYDNLLGTNKPFPKAIPLPEMVNFLVDVWEEEGLYD comes from the exons ATGCTCTGTGTTTGTAATCTTTACATGCGAACTTTCAGATCAATCAGCAATCTGATCTTCCAAGTTTTCGCATTCATGGG AGGTTGTCTTGGATGTCCTAAGGTCCCATTTATGAGCAATGATAAAAAACAGCCACCTGGAAATCTGAAAAAAGACAAAACCAGAAATATAAATAAACCCAACCTGGCACAAGACTTTTGGAGCAGCAGCACATATGAAATGGACAACAGTGCTGCCCAGTCACAATCATCACTCTCCATGTCAAACCCTAACCTCGATTCCCATTCCCATTCccattccaattccaattccaattccaccTCCGGAACCAATCCTCCGGAATTCAGAAACCGTGGTCTCCTTCTCTGGAATCAGACAAGGCAACAATGGATTGGAGACAAGGGTTCTTCTGGTCAACAACGCAAAAAGAAGGGTAAAGAACCTGCCATAAG ttggaatgcaacatatgatAATCTGCTTGGGACAAACAAGCCTTTTCCAAAGGCGATTCCTTTACCT GAAATGGTGAATTTTCTTGTGGATGTATGGGAAGAAGAGGGGTTGTATGActga
- the LOC111917430 gene encoding EIN3-binding F-box protein 1 — MQKFFGEDVLYHGMPKYHASEESNLFLSLGHHVDVYFPPRKRSRVSAPFVFSEQTFIKKQQTTIDALPDECLFEIFRRVSGSQEKSSCAFVSKRWLMLLSTIRRDEVKETVSSISNKKHEDLEINNGCLTRCLKGKKATDIRLAAISVGSSGHGGLGDLSILGNNASKVTNVGLKAIAHGCTSLRSLTLLNLSSISDEGIVEIANECHNLEKLQLSQCPNISNKSLIAIANNCPNLTSLSIESCSNITNEGLQAIGQKCPNLKAISLKNCSQIGDQGVVSLVSSSSSSLMKVRLHALNVSDTCLAVIGHYGMSLTELTLVDLHNVTEKGFWVMGSGQGLQKLRSLVIVNCTGVTDLGVEALGRGCPNLKLVSIRKSGLSDNGLVSFAKASQSLETVLLEECHIITQIGIFGFVVNSGALKNLSLTKCFGIKDSPMIIHSALSPCNSLKSLTIRNCPGFGNFSLALLGRICPQLQDIVLTGLSGITDSGVASLVQNSESGLTKVDLSGCVNLTDKIVSEISMAHGGTLEVLNLDGCGLITDASVVTITQNCSLLRELDVSKSAITDFAIAALACAEHLNLQVLSVSGCQVSNKSLPFLKKLGESLIGLNMMQCRGVTSAAVGALEGQIWKCDILV, encoded by the exons ATGCAGAAATTCTTTG GTGAAGACGTTCTTTACCATGGTATGCCAAAATACCATGCTTCAGAAGAGTCAAATCTCTTCTTGTCCCTTGGTCACCATGTCGATGTGTACTTCCCCCCTCGCAAGAGGTCAAGAGTCAGTGCCCCTTTTGTGTTCTCTGAACAAACCTTCATCAAAAAGCAGCAAACCACCATTGATGCCCTTCCTGATGAATGCCTCTTTGAGATCTTCAGACGTGTATCTGGTAGCCAAGAAAAAAGTTCATGTGCTTTTGTCTCAAAACGTTGGCTCATGCTTCTAAGCACCATCCGCAGGGATGAAGTCAAAGAAACAGTGTCGTCCATTTCTAACAAGAAACATGAAGATCTTGAAATTAACAACGGGTGCCTCACAAGGTGTTTAAAAGGAAAGAAAGCAACAGATATCAGACTTGCAGCTATCAGTGTTGGATCAAGTGGTCATGGAGGTCTTGGTGATCTTTCTATTCTTGGAAACAATGCTAGTAAAGTGACAAATGTTGGGCTTAAAGCTATTGCTCATGGGTGCacttctcttagatctcttaccCTATTGAATCTCTCCTCCATTAGTGATGAAGGGATTGTTGAAATTGCTAACGAGTGTCACAATCTTGAAAAGCTTCAACTTTCTCAATGCCCTAACATTTCCAACAAATCTTTAATCGCGATTGCAAACAACTGCCCTAATCTTACATCACTTTCAATCGAATCTTGCTCAAACATCACGAACGAAGGCCTTCAAGCAATTGGTCAAAAATGCCCAAATTTAAAGGCGATTTCATTAAAAAACTGTTCTCAAATCGGAGATCAAGGGGTTGTAAGCTTGGTATCATCATCAAGTTCTTCTTTGATGAAAGTGAGACTCCATGCTTTAAATGTTAGTGACACATGTCTTGCAGTTATTGGACACTATGGTATGTCGTTGACCGAGTTAACTCTAGTTGACCTTCATAACGTAACCGAAAAGGGGTTTTGGGTCATGGGCAGCGGTCAAGGATTACAAAAGCTGAGGTCACTTGTGATTGTTAACTGTACTGGTGTGACCGATCTTGGGGTTGAAGCATTGGGCAGGGGCTGCCCGAATTTGAAACTTGTTTCCATTCGGAAATCAGGTTTATCAGACAACGGGCTTGTATCATTTGCTAAAgcctcacaatcactcgagactGTTCTTCTAGAAGAATGCCACATCATCACACAGATCGGAATCTTTGGATTTGTTGTGAATTCGGGTGCATTAAAGAATCTTTCTTTGACAAAATGTTTTGGGATTAAAGATTCACCGATGATAATCCATTCGGCTTTATCCCCTTGCAATTCTCTAAAATCTTTAACCATCCGTAACTGCCCGGGATTTGGAAACTTCAGCTTGGCTTTATTGGGACGGATTTGCCCCCAGCTTCAAGACATTGTGCTGACCGGGCTCTCTGGAATCACTGATTCCGGAGTTGCATCACTCGTTCAAAACTCTGAATCCGGTCTAACGAAAGTTGATCTTAGCGGGTGTGTGAATCTAACGGACAAGATCGTGTCAGAGATCTCCATGGCCCATGGTGGGACCCTTGAAGTCTTGAATCTTGATGGTTGTGGATTGATTACTGATGCAAGTGTGGTGACAATTACTCAGAACTGCTCATTACTTAGAGAACTTGATGTTTCAAAATCTGCAATCACTGATTTTGCAATTGCAGCATTGGCATGTGCTGAGCATTTGAATCTTCAGGTTCTTTCGGTTTCTGGATGCCAGGTTTCAAACAAGAGCTTACCTTTCTTGAAAAAGTTGGGTGAATCACTTATTGGTTTGAACATGATGCAATGTCGTGGGGTCACCAGTGCTGCAGTTGGTGCTCTTGAagggcaaatatggaaatgtgatATTCTCGTTTAA